One genomic segment of Mycolicibacterium chubuense NBB4 includes these proteins:
- a CDS encoding response regulator yields the protein MTPAERAIDVLLIEDDPGDELITREAFEHNKIKNTLHVAHDGEEGLDFLYRRAPYEDAPRPDLVLLDLNLPKYDGRQLLETIKSDPDLSHIPVVVLTTSSAEEDILRSYKLHANAYVTKPVDLDQFMNAVRQIDEFFVQVVRLPQF from the coding sequence ATGACACCCGCCGAACGCGCGATCGACGTGCTCTTGATCGAGGACGACCCGGGAGACGAGCTGATCACCCGGGAAGCCTTCGAGCACAACAAGATCAAGAACACGTTGCACGTGGCCCACGACGGCGAGGAAGGTCTGGACTTCCTGTACCGGCGTGCTCCCTACGAGGATGCGCCCCGGCCGGACCTGGTGCTCCTCGACCTGAACCTGCCCAAGTACGACGGCCGCCAGCTGCTGGAGACGATCAAGTCCGACCCGGATCTCAGCCACATCCCGGTGGTGGTGCTGACCACGTCGTCGGCCGAAGAGGACATTCTGCGCAGCTACAAGCTGCACGCCAACGCCTACGTGACCAAGCCGGTGGACCTCGACCAGTTCATGAACGCGGTCCGGCAGATCGACGAGTTCTTCGTGCAGGTGGTCAGGCTTCCTCAGTTCTGA
- a CDS encoding sensor histidine kinase → MSPDQRGVRALTVEGWQYLVLAIMAVVVLAGGIAMAVLLGRTDRVSSELTERIQPSRVAAYQLQAALRDQETAVRGYLISANRQFLIPYDEGRTVEGEASADIRQLEQSRPDLLDDLDAIELASGSWRTNYAEPAIASVKPGVENVVDPRLTEIGKSEFDRLRTLFATQNEHLAQARTEGIAELDHFRTWRNGVLIAMLAAFVVTMVLLAVLLRRALVRPLTRLAAACRRVAQGNFGERIVSQGPRDIRLIALDVENMRQRIVDELESSRAATEALDAHAEELRRSNAELEQFAYVASHDLQEPLRKVTSFCQLLEKRYGDKLDERGIEYIGFAVDGAKRMQVLINDLLTFSRVGRLNATEADVDLDAVLDAALSNLATSIEETNAVIERPAEGLPTIKGDPTLLSMLWQNLIGNAVKFRREGVEPRVVIECHRGAGVDDQMWSFSVSDNGIGIAPEFSDKVFIIFQRLHGRDAYSGTGIGLALCKKIVEHHGGTIWIDTSHTDGTRFEFTLPVAVDDTAAPLLEGSTS, encoded by the coding sequence ATGAGTCCTGATCAGCGCGGAGTGCGGGCTCTCACCGTCGAGGGCTGGCAATACCTGGTGCTCGCGATCATGGCCGTCGTCGTGCTGGCCGGCGGTATCGCGATGGCCGTGCTGCTGGGCCGCACCGATCGGGTGTCCTCGGAGCTGACCGAACGGATTCAGCCCTCCCGGGTCGCCGCCTATCAGTTGCAGGCGGCCCTGCGCGACCAGGAGACGGCGGTGCGCGGCTATCTGATCTCCGCCAACCGCCAGTTCCTGATCCCCTACGACGAGGGTCGAACCGTCGAAGGGGAGGCGTCGGCCGACATCCGGCAGCTCGAACAGAGCCGGCCCGACCTGCTCGACGACCTGGATGCGATCGAACTGGCCTCGGGATCCTGGCGCACCAACTACGCCGAACCGGCCATCGCCTCGGTCAAGCCGGGGGTGGAGAATGTCGTCGATCCTCGGTTGACCGAGATCGGCAAGTCCGAATTCGACCGCCTGCGGACGCTCTTCGCGACGCAGAACGAGCACCTCGCCCAGGCGCGCACCGAGGGGATCGCCGAGCTGGACCACTTCCGGACGTGGCGCAACGGGGTCTTGATCGCGATGCTGGCGGCCTTCGTCGTGACGATGGTGCTGCTGGCGGTGCTGTTGCGGCGCGCCCTGGTGCGTCCGCTGACCCGGCTGGCCGCCGCGTGCCGCCGCGTGGCGCAGGGCAACTTCGGGGAACGGATCGTCTCGCAGGGGCCCAGGGACATCCGCCTGATCGCGCTCGACGTGGAGAACATGCGGCAGCGGATCGTCGACGAACTGGAGTCGTCCCGGGCGGCCACCGAGGCGCTCGACGCCCACGCCGAGGAGCTGCGCCGCTCCAACGCCGAACTCGAGCAGTTCGCGTACGTGGCGTCCCACGATCTGCAGGAACCTCTACGCAAGGTGACATCGTTCTGCCAGCTGCTGGAGAAGCGGTACGGCGACAAACTCGACGAACGCGGGATCGAATACATCGGGTTCGCCGTCGACGGTGCCAAACGCATGCAGGTTCTCATCAACGATCTGCTGACCTTCTCCCGGGTCGGACGGCTCAACGCGACCGAAGCCGACGTCGACCTCGACGCCGTGCTCGACGCGGCGCTGAGCAATCTGGCGACCTCGATCGAGGAGACGAACGCGGTGATCGAGCGCCCCGCCGAGGGTCTGCCCACGATCAAAGGCGATCCCACGCTGCTGTCGATGCTGTGGCAGAACCTCATCGGAAACGCCGTGAAGTTCCGCCGTGAAGGCGTCGAGCCCCGCGTCGTCATCGAGTGCCACCGAGGGGCCGGCGTGGACGATCAGATGTGGTCTTTTTCGGTGTCGGACAACGGAATCGGGATCGCTCCGGAGTTCTCGGACAAAGTGTTCATCATCTTCCAGCGGCTGCACGGCCGCGATGCCTACAGCGGTACCGGTATCGGTCTTGCCCTGTGCAAGAAGATCGTCGAGCACCACGGCGGAACGATCTGGATCGACACGTCCCACACCGACGGCACCCGCTTCGAGTTCACTCTCCCCGTGGCCGTGGATGACACGGCCGCTCCCCTCCTGGAAGGATCGACCTCATGA